In the Spirochaetia bacterium 38H-sp genome, CTTTTTATGTTATTCTTGTGGACATACTGCTTAAGGCATGGTTTCCCGAGGTCAGCAAAAGTCTGGGGCCATATGTGGGACTTATCATAACCAACTGTATTATCATGGGAAGAGCGGAGGCCTTTGCACAGAGCAATACTCCTCTGCTTTCTTTCTGGGATGGGCTGACATCTGGTTTGGGGTATATGTGGGTACTTATGAGTATAGCCTTTATAAGAGAGCTGTTGGGATTTGGCACTCTTTTTGATGTACGGGTTCTTCCGGAGGGCTTTGTTCCCTGGACAATAATGGTTATGGCTCCCAGTGCTTTTTTTATACTTGCAATGGTTTTATGGATTGCCAAGACTTTTATGAATAAGGAGGCCGCATGAGCCCTGATATAACGCCTATCGCCCTGTTTGTGGCGTCTATTTTTACCAGCAATATTCTGCTTGCTAATTTCCTTGGGATGTGTTCTTTTATTTCTATATCCAAGGACATGACATCCGCAAGCGGACTGGGACTTGCTGTTACCGTGGTTCTCACTATAACAAGTGCAATCAACTATCTTGTCTTACAATATGTTCTTATTCCATTGGATATAGTTTATTTGAGGTTTATCGTATTTATCATAGTCATTGCTGCTGTTGTTCAGATGCTGGAGATGATAATAGACAGGATTTCTCCTGCGCTGTATATGGCTCTGGGAATATTTTTGCCTCTCATTACTGTAAACTGTGCAATCCTGGGCGTTGCTCTGTTTATTGAGATAAGACATTACACTTTTATACAGTCTGTTGTTTATGGGCTTGGCTCCGGGCTCGGATGGTGGCTTGCCATAGTTTTGCTTTCTGCTATACGCAAAAAAATAGAAAAAGCTCCTGTACCCGCAGGGCTTAAGGGACCTGGAATCACGCTTATAACAATAGGTTTTATGGCCATGGCTTTTATAGGTTTTTCCGGCATGGTAGCCGTACAGTAGGAGGACTTCGATGCTTGATTTTTTTATACCCGCTATTGCCGTGGGAGGCATAACAGCATTTCTTGCGCTTCTCATTTCTCTTACTGACAGAATAGTAAATAACTACGGAGATGTTGAGATAGATATCAATAACGGCAAAAAAAAGCTTATAGCCAAGGGAGGTTCTCCTTTGCTTGCCACTCTGTCAAGAGAAGGCATATTTGTGCCCTCTGCCTGCGGAGGAAGAGGAAGCTGTGGCGCCTGCAAAGTAAAGGTCTTATCCGATGTGGGACAGCATCTTCCAACCGAAATTCCTTATCTTACGCCGGAAGAAATAGCAGAAAACATGCGGCTATCCTGCCAGATTAAGGTAAAACAGCCAATATCCATAGAAATTCCCGAGGAACTGTTTCTTGTAAGACGACTTACAACAACTGTAGAATCCATAAAAGATCTTACACATGATATCAAAGAGGTGCGTTTTAAGCTCCCAGAGGGGACAAATATGCCATTTAAGCCCGGGCAGTATGTGCAGCTTGTTGTCCCTCCTTATGGGAAAATCAAAGAAAGTACCCAGCGAGCTTATTCTATATCATCGGTTCCAACGGAAGAAGGCGTAGTAGAACTCCTTATAAGGCTTGTGCCTGGTGGAATTGCTACGACCTATGTACATGAGCATCTTAAAGAGGGCGATTCCATAGACATTGTAGGACCTTTTGGTGATTTTTATCTCAGAGACACGGATGCCATAATGCTCTGTGTTGCAGGTGGAAGTGGCATGGCTCCTATCAAGTCCATTCTCATGGATATGTATAACAGAGGAGCTACGGACAGAGATGTGTGGTTTTTCTTTGGTGCCCGTACTCAGAAAGATCTTTTTTATGTCGACATGTGGAAGGAACTTGAGAAAAAGTGGCCGCGCTTTAAGTTTGTGCCTGCACTATCAGAAGAACCTGATTATGAGGGAGAAACAGGTCTCATAACAGAAGTGCTTGCAAAATACATACAAGAAAAAATACCAGCCGAAGCATCCAAAGAAGGCTATCTATGTGGCAGCCCCGGAATGCTCAACGCATGTATCAATGTGATGAGATCCTTTGATATACCGGAAGAAAAAATATACTTTGACAAGTTTGCCTAGGGGAGGAAAACATGAAAAACAACCCTTTATACAAGAAAGCCTACGCCAACATGCAACCCGGGGTTATAACAGCAGATGGTTTTCTTGGCGACGATACGCGAAGTCTTGCGGACATAATAGAAGCAGACGAGGAAGCCTTTGCAGCACTTGGCCTTGAGTTTGAAGAAGTTGCGCAAAAAC is a window encoding:
- a CDS encoding 2Fe-2S iron-sulfur cluster binding domain-containing protein, coding for MLDFFIPAIAVGGITAFLALLISLTDRIVNNYGDVEIDINNGKKKLIAKGGSPLLATLSREGIFVPSACGGRGSCGACKVKVLSDVGQHLPTEIPYLTPEEIAENMRLSCQIKVKQPISIEIPEELFLVRRLTTTVESIKDLTHDIKEVRFKLPEGTNMPFKPGQYVQLVVPPYGKIKESTQRAYSISSVPTEEGVVELLIRLVPGGIATTYVHEHLKEGDSIDIVGPFGDFYLRDTDAIMLCVAGGSGMAPIKSILMDMYNRGATDRDVWFFFGARTQKDLFYVDMWKELEKKWPRFKFVPALSEEPDYEGETGLITEVLAKYIQEKIPAEASKEGYLCGSPGMLNACINVMRSFDIPEEKIYFDKFA
- a CDS encoding NADH:ubiquinone reductase (Na(+)-transporting) subunit D — translated: MGMKDIFKENTWSNNPIFIQILGICSTLAVTNKLTNTLIMTIGVMAVTAFSSLTVSALKSLIPHKVRMITQTLIIAFYVILVDILLKAWFPEVSKSLGPYVGLIITNCIIMGRAEAFAQSNTPLLSFWDGLTSGLGYMWVLMSIAFIRELLGFGTLFDVRVLPEGFVPWTIMVMAPSAFFILAMVLWIAKTFMNKEAA
- a CDS encoding Rnf-Nqr domain containing protein, yielding MSPDITPIALFVASIFTSNILLANFLGMCSFISISKDMTSASGLGLAVTVVLTITSAINYLVLQYVLIPLDIVYLRFIVFIIVIAAVVQMLEMIIDRISPALYMALGIFLPLITVNCAILGVALFIEIRHYTFIQSVVYGLGSGLGWWLAIVLLSAIRKKIEKAPVPAGLKGPGITLITIGFMAMAFIGFSGMVAVQ